The Novosphingobium terrae genome has a window encoding:
- a CDS encoding ABC transporter substrate-binding protein: MKPRFAALLLSLSLAACSPPKEKAGPETLPRIRTEKVEAAAKLLPGDLHLAQPGTLSIAMTVQTLPLADYAHDNEREVVGLEPSIAQLIADSLGLKLKIVPIAWADWPLGLSSGKYDAVMSNVTVTEERKAKYDFSTYRDDKLGIYTRSEGPIKSVTRPEDIAGLKVAVGASTNQSQILDRWNAQNVKAGRKAATPLYFDDSGISRLAVLSGQADVSFGPNAISAYEARDGKTRKVGEFAGGWPLTAYIAVTTRKGSGLAQAITSALNAQIDNGHYGELLARWNLSSEAIKRSETNPPGLPRS, from the coding sequence ATGAAACCTCGCTTTGCCGCGCTGCTGCTATCACTGTCGCTTGCCGCCTGTTCGCCGCCCAAGGAGAAGGCGGGGCCGGAAACCCTGCCCCGCATCCGCACCGAAAAGGTGGAGGCCGCGGCAAAACTGTTGCCCGGGGATCTGCATCTGGCGCAGCCCGGCACGCTCTCCATTGCCATGACGGTGCAGACCCTGCCTCTGGCCGATTACGCCCATGACAATGAACGCGAGGTCGTCGGGCTGGAGCCCAGCATCGCGCAACTGATCGCTGACAGTCTGGGGCTGAAGCTGAAGATCGTGCCCATTGCCTGGGCGGACTGGCCGCTGGGGCTGAGTTCGGGGAAGTATGATGCCGTCATGTCCAATGTGACGGTGACCGAAGAGCGCAAGGCGAAGTATGATTTCTCGACCTATCGCGATGACAAGCTGGGCATCTACACCCGCAGCGAAGGCCCGATCAAAAGCGTGACCAGGCCCGAAGACATCGCCGGGCTGAAGGTGGCGGTGGGGGCCAGCACCAACCAGTCACAGATCCTCGACCGCTGGAATGCGCAGAATGTCAAAGCCGGACGTAAAGCGGCCACCCCGCTCTATTTCGATGATAGCGGGATTTCGCGGCTGGCGGTGCTGTCGGGGCAGGCCGATGTGTCCTTCGGGCCCAACGCCATCTCGGCCTATGAGGCGCGCGACGGCAAGACCCGCAAGGTGGGCGAATTCGCCGGGGGCTGGCCGCTGACGGCCTATATCGCGGTGACCACGCGCAAGGGATCGGGGCTGGCTCAGGCGATCACCAGCGCGCTCAACGCCCAGATCGACAATGGCCATTACGGCGAGCTGCTGGCCCGCTGGAACCTCAGTTCCGAAGCCATCAAGCGGTCTGAAACCAACCCGCCGGGCCTGCCCAGAAGCTGA
- a CDS encoding MarR family winged helix-turn-helix transcriptional regulator, with amino-acid sequence MSSDTPPFASALAHDLRANFRALKRRFREQAPAGELTPAQIAVVNRLESGPSTASALARAEGMRPQSMGPIIAALDAAGVIQGQPDPADGRQTLLSLTLTYREQLNARREARQDWLERTIATRLTPEEQQVLARANALLRRIVEP; translated from the coding sequence ATGAGTTCCGATACGCCCCCCTTTGCCTCCGCTCTGGCCCATGATCTGCGCGCCAATTTTCGCGCGCTGAAACGCCGCTTTCGCGAGCAGGCGCCTGCGGGCGAACTGACCCCGGCGCAGATCGCCGTCGTCAACCGACTCGAAAGCGGCCCCAGCACCGCATCGGCCCTCGCCCGGGCCGAGGGGATGCGCCCGCAATCGATGGGGCCAATCATCGCCGCGCTCGATGCCGCCGGGGTCATTCAGGGCCAGCCCGACCCCGCCGATGGGCGCCAGACCCTGCTTTCGCTGACCCTGACCTATCGCGAACAGCTCAACGCCAGACGCGAGGCAAGGCAGGACTGGCTGGAACGCACCATCGCCACCCGCCTCACCCCCGAAGAGCAGCAGGTGCTGGCCCGGGCCAACGCCCTGCTACGCCGGATCGTCGAGCCATGA
- a CDS encoding MFS transporter translates to MSTLAAPSGGLFRSLRNGNYRLWTMGAFVSNIGTWVQRTAQDWLVLTMLTHHSASAVGIVMALQFGPQMLLLPWTGVAADRFDQRRLLMVTQAISGALALGLGVLTLTGLVSLWQVYVFAFLFGCASAFDAPVRQTFVGQLVGDADLPNAVALNSTSFNSARMIGPAVAGLIIAAAGIGWSFVINGISFFAVMLAMLAMNRKELRNPPRSRRGTGGFVEGLRYVRARPDLIAILAMLFLIGTFGLNFPIFISTMAVGVFHADARAYGLLSSMMAVGTVTGALFNAQQDKPRFKMLIASSALFGLGCTLAALAPSYWWFGAALLVTGIASLTFTNATNSLMQISTEPAMRGRVMALRVGIALGGTPLGAPVVGFVADHAGPRWALGVAAAAGVASVLVGWRALKWIAPGARG, encoded by the coding sequence ATGAGCACGCTGGCGGCCCCGTCAGGCGGACTGTTCCGCTCGCTGCGCAACGGCAATTACCGGCTGTGGACGATGGGCGCCTTTGTCTCGAACATCGGCACATGGGTGCAGCGCACCGCGCAGGACTGGCTGGTGCTGACCATGCTCACGCATCACAGCGCCTCGGCGGTGGGCATTGTGATGGCGCTGCAGTTCGGCCCCCAGATGCTGCTGCTGCCATGGACAGGCGTGGCCGCCGACCGTTTCGACCAGCGCCGCCTGCTGATGGTGACTCAGGCCATCAGCGGCGCGCTGGCGCTGGGCCTTGGCGTGCTGACGCTGACCGGGCTGGTCAGCCTGTGGCAGGTCTATGTCTTTGCTTTCCTGTTCGGCTGCGCCTCGGCCTTTGACGCGCCGGTGCGCCAGACCTTCGTGGGCCAGCTGGTGGGCGATGCGGATCTGCCCAATGCGGTGGCGCTCAACTCCACCAGCTTCAACAGCGCGCGGATGATCGGCCCGGCGGTGGCAGGGCTGATCATCGCGGCGGCGGGCATCGGCTGGTCCTTCGTGATCAACGGCATCTCCTTCTTCGCGGTGATGCTGGCCATGCTGGCGATGAACAGGAAGGAATTGCGCAACCCGCCCCGCTCCAGACGCGGCACGGGCGGCTTTGTGGAAGGGCTGCGCTATGTCCGCGCCCGGCCCGATCTGATCGCGATCCTGGCCATGCTGTTCCTGATCGGCACCTTCGGGCTGAACTTTCCGATCTTCATCTCGACCATGGCCGTCGGCGTGTTCCATGCCGATGCGCGCGCCTATGGCCTGCTCTCCTCGATGATGGCGGTGGGCACGGTGACGGGGGCACTGTTCAACGCGCAGCAGGACAAGCCGCGCTTCAAGATGCTGATCGCCAGCAGCGCGCTGTTCGGTCTGGGCTGCACGCTGGCCGCGCTGGCGCCGAGCTATTGGTGGTTTGGCGCGGCGCTGCTGGTCACGGGCATCGCCTCGCTGACCTTTACCAATGCCACCAACAGCCTGATGCAGATCTCCACAGAGCCTGCGATGCGCGGGCGGGTGATGGCGCTGCGCGTGGGCATCGCGCTGGGCGGCACGCCGCTGGGCGCACCCGTGGTGGGCTTTGTGGCCGACCACGCCGGGCCGCGCTGGGCGCTGGGCGTGGCGGCGGCGGCGGGTGTCGCCTCGGTGCTGGTGGGCTGGCGGGCGCTGAAGTGGATCGCACCGGGCGCACGGGGTTAG
- a CDS encoding UdgX family uracil-DNA binding protein (This protein belongs to the uracil DNA glycosylase superfamily, members of which act in excision repair of DNA. However, it belongs more specifically to UdgX branch, whose founding member was found to bind uracil in DNA (where it does not belong), without cleaving it, appears to promote DNA repair by a pathway involving RecA, rather than base excision.), which translates to MHRVCLDAPDDFEGWRTQARRLAQAGVPPEAVVWQVGDAPGDLFGVEAQALPPARGRPFTVPKPFVTLAEQALLHSDPQRFALLYALLLKVAANPALLGDRADPLLRRVETMASTVRRDIHKMHAFLRFREVEEGGQPRFIAWYEPEHHILRANAGFFVDRFAAMRWSILTPQGTLHWDGETLTEGPPARREEAPKGDPVEAAWQTYYSAIFNPARLMTGAMLKEMPRKYWKNMPETALVPGLIADARRRELAMIAQAPQVPRVTRHAPPQDRGAALRLLREEAAECQRCGLCSQATQTVFGEGPEDAAIMVVGEQPGDQEDLAGRPFIGPAGALFDRALAQAGVPRDRLYVTNAVKHFKFEQRGKHRLHARPNVGEIDACRWWLDQERAILRPRLVLAMGKTALRALTGQNISIGQEAGQGLMLADGTPCRLTVHPSHLLRLPSQAEAEQGFKRYVEDLRGALVGLDQDSAEGLEAATDHLQGMS; encoded by the coding sequence ATGCATCGCGTCTGCCTCGACGCGCCCGATGATTTTGAGGGCTGGCGCACGCAGGCGCGGCGACTGGCGCAGGCGGGCGTGCCGCCCGAGGCGGTGGTCTGGCAGGTGGGCGATGCTCCCGGCGATTTGTTCGGGGTTGAGGCTCAGGCTCTGCCGCCCGCTCGGGGCAGACCGTTCACCGTACCCAAACCCTTTGTCACGCTGGCCGAGCAGGCTTTGCTGCACAGCGATCCGCAGCGTTTCGCGCTGCTCTATGCGCTGCTGCTGAAGGTGGCGGCCAACCCCGCGCTGCTGGGCGACCGCGCCGATCCCCTGCTGCGCCGCGTGGAAACGATGGCTAGCACCGTGCGGCGCGATATCCACAAGATGCATGCCTTCCTGCGCTTCCGCGAGGTGGAGGAGGGCGGCCAGCCCCGCTTCATCGCCTGGTATGAGCCGGAGCATCATATCCTGCGCGCCAACGCCGGTTTCTTTGTGGACCGTTTCGCCGCCATGCGCTGGTCGATCCTGACCCCGCAAGGCACGCTGCACTGGGATGGCGAGACCCTCACCGAAGGCCCGCCCGCCCGGCGCGAGGAGGCGCCCAAAGGCGATCCGGTCGAGGCGGCATGGCAGACCTATTACAGCGCCATCTTCAATCCCGCGCGGCTGATGACCGGGGCGATGCTGAAGGAAATGCCGCGCAAATACTGGAAGAACATGCCCGAAACCGCGCTGGTGCCCGGGCTGATTGCTGACGCGCGAAGGCGCGAACTGGCGATGATCGCTCAGGCCCCGCAAGTGCCACGCGTGACGCGTCATGCTCCGCCTCAGGATCGCGGGGCGGCGCTGCGCCTGCTGCGTGAGGAAGCTGCCGAATGCCAGCGCTGCGGCTTGTGCAGCCAGGCCACCCAGACCGTCTTTGGCGAAGGCCCGGAGGATGCCGCCATCATGGTGGTGGGCGAACAGCCGGGCGATCAGGAGGACCTTGCGGGGCGGCCCTTCATCGGCCCGGCGGGGGCGCTGTTCGATCGCGCTCTGGCGCAGGCGGGGGTGCCGCGCGACAGGCTTTATGTCACCAATGCGGTCAAGCATTTCAAATTCGAGCAGCGCGGCAAGCACCGCCTGCATGCCCGGCCCAATGTCGGTGAGATCGATGCCTGTCGCTGGTGGCTCGATCAGGAGCGGGCGATTCTGCGCCCCCGTCTGGTCCTCGCCATGGGCAAGACGGCCCTGCGCGCCCTGACCGGCCAAAACATCTCCATTGGGCAGGAGGCGGGACAGGGGCTGATGCTGGCCGATGGCACGCCCTGCCGGTTGACGGTCCACCCCAGTCACCTGCTGCGCCTGCCCTCTCAGGCCGAGGCGGAACAGGGATTTAAACGCTATGTCGAGGATTTGCGCGGCGCTCTGGTCGGGTTGGATCAGGATTCTGCGGAGGGTCTTGAGGCCGCAACAGACCATCTGCAGGGCATGAGCTGA
- a CDS encoding putative DNA modification/repair radical SAM protein — MSSLSLTDKLAILADAAKYDASCASSGGKKRDSRDGKGLGSTSGGMGICHAYAPDGRCISLLKLLLTNSCIFDCHYCINRASSNVRRARFTAAEVVKLTLDFYRRNCIEGLFLSSGIIHSPDYTMEQIVEVARALREDHDFRGYIHLKTIPDADPALIEAAGRHADRVSINVELPTVSGLRRLAPDKSQDRIEGAMGAMRGAIADGHDARRRYRSAPDFAPAGQSTQMIVGADAATDREIVARASTLYERFDLRRVYYSAFSPIPDASAVLPLRRPPLMREHRLYQSDWLLRYYGFSPQEVGAAADPATGMLPLDIDPKLAWALRFRESFPVDLNRAPRELLLRIPGLGVRAVDAILSARRLRQLRLEDVARMTVSLRKLRPFIVTADWRPVALTDRSDLRSMLAPKPAQLELFAA, encoded by the coding sequence ATGTCCTCACTCTCCCTCACCGATAAGCTGGCCATTCTGGCCGATGCCGCGAAATATGATGCCTCCTGCGCGTCGTCAGGCGGCAAGAAGCGGGATTCGCGCGATGGCAAGGGGTTGGGATCGACCTCGGGCGGGATGGGCATCTGCCACGCCTATGCGCCGGATGGGCGCTGCATCAGCCTGCTCAAGCTGCTGCTGACCAACAGCTGCATCTTCGACTGCCATTACTGCATCAACCGCGCCTCCTCCAATGTGCGCCGCGCGCGCTTCACGGCGGCGGAGGTGGTGAAGCTGACGCTGGACTTCTATCGCCGCAATTGCATCGAGGGGCTGTTTCTCTCCTCCGGCATCATCCATTCGCCCGATTACACGATGGAGCAGATCGTCGAGGTGGCCCGTGCCTTGCGGGAAGACCATGATTTTCGCGGCTATATTCACCTCAAAACCATTCCTGACGCCGATCCCGCGCTGATCGAGGCGGCGGGGCGCCATGCCGACCGCGTCTCGATCAATGTCGAATTGCCCACGGTGAGCGGGCTGCGCCGCCTCGCGCCGGACAAGTCGCAGGACCGCATCGAGGGCGCGATGGGGGCGATGCGCGGGGCCATCGCCGATGGCCATGATGCGCGGCGGCGCTATCGCTCGGCGCCCGATTTCGCACCCGCCGGGCAATCGACGCAGATGATCGTGGGCGCTGATGCCGCCACCGACCGCGAGATCGTGGCACGCGCCTCCACGCTTTATGAGCGGTTCGATCTGCGCCGCGTCTATTATTCCGCCTTCAGCCCGATCCCCGATGCCAGCGCGGTGCTGCCCTTGCGCCGCCCGCCGCTGATGCGTGAGCATCGGCTTTATCAGTCCGACTGGCTGCTGCGTTATTATGGCTTCTCGCCGCAGGAGGTGGGTGCTGCCGCCGATCCGGCGACGGGGATGCTGCCGCTGGATATCGATCCCAAGCTGGCTTGGGCGCTGCGCTTCCGCGAGAGCTTCCCGGTCGACCTCAACCGCGCCCCGCGTGAGTTGCTGCTGCGCATTCCCGGACTGGGGGTGAGGGCGGTGGACGCCATCCTCTCGGCGCGGCGGTTGCGGCAATTGCGGCTGGAGGATGTGGCGCGGATGACGGTCTCGCTGCGCAAGCTGCGGCCTTTTATCGTCACCGCGGACTGGCGGCCCGTGGCGCTGACCGACCGCAGCGATCTGCGCAGCATGCTGGCGCCCAAGCCCGCTCAGCTTGAACTCTTCGCCGCCTGA